From a single Planococcus shenhongbingii genomic region:
- the garR gene encoding 2-hydroxy-3-oxopropionate reductase: MEEEYRMKKIGFIGLGIMGKPMAANLLSKGYEVTVNDLNEAAVQSLVELGANRAESAKVIGESCEVVITMLPANKHVQQVVLGENGVLSGAEPGTVIIDMSSITPVVSKEIAALALEKGVEMMDAPVSGGEPKAIDGTLAIMVGGKEEVFEQVKDVLYAMGSEVTLVGGNGSGTTAKLANQVIVNLNIAAMSEALVLASKAGIDVEKMYKAIRGGLAGSAVLDAKVPLILDRNFVAGGRIDINMKDITNVIDTAHEIGVPMPLSSQLLEIFHALKVDGKSADDHGGIVQYFEKLSNVEVRRG, translated from the coding sequence ATTGAGGAGGAATATAGGATGAAAAAAATAGGATTTATTGGTTTAGGAATCATGGGAAAACCGATGGCAGCAAATCTTTTGTCAAAAGGATATGAAGTAACGGTCAACGATCTTAACGAAGCTGCCGTTCAGTCTTTGGTGGAATTAGGTGCAAACCGTGCGGAATCTGCGAAAGTAATCGGAGAAAGCTGTGAAGTGGTCATTACAATGCTTCCTGCCAACAAACATGTGCAACAAGTTGTTCTAGGAGAAAATGGTGTTCTTAGCGGAGCGGAACCAGGAACGGTCATTATCGATATGAGTTCCATAACTCCAGTAGTTTCAAAAGAAATTGCTGCATTGGCATTGGAAAAAGGTGTGGAAATGATGGATGCTCCTGTTAGTGGAGGAGAACCGAAGGCCATCGATGGAACTTTGGCAATCATGGTAGGCGGGAAAGAAGAAGTCTTTGAGCAAGTGAAAGATGTTCTTTACGCCATGGGCAGTGAAGTGACATTGGTAGGCGGAAATGGCAGCGGTACGACCGCGAAATTAGCCAACCAAGTAATCGTCAATTTAAATATTGCCGCTATGTCTGAAGCATTGGTTTTAGCAAGCAAAGCGGGCATTGATGTGGAAAAAATGTACAAGGCCATCAGAGGCGGATTAGCAGGAAGTGCTGTCCTCGATGCGAAAGTTCCGTTAATTCTTGACCGCAACTTTGTAGCTGGCGGTAGAATTGATATCAACATGAAAGACATTACGAACGTCATTGATACGGCTCATGAGATTGGCGTGCCGATGCCGTTATCAAGCCAATTGCTGGAAATCTTCCATGCATTGAAAGTAGACGGAAAATCTGCCGATGACCATGGCGGCATTGTTCAATACTTTGAAAAACTGTCAAATGTTGAAGTAAGGAGAGGTTGA
- a CDS encoding GntR family transcriptional regulator, with product MSQGIKNSRTASHQAYEVMRDRILNGDLPSGTKIVEERLAQELGCSRTPIREALRQLEYEGLIVNKKIVQPTEKDLRNLFQVRILLEGFSSQTAAIYLPEKELDLLSQCIRIGREGTTEEVMKANEHFHEIIVQASGNSQIVDILNRMQSIIYLFRKTVVLHKRPHLIEEHQKIYEAIKARDSQAAKLLMETHLQADLDFCLHILGRTNYE from the coding sequence ATGAGTCAGGGCATTAAGAATTCTCGGACCGCTTCTCATCAAGCGTACGAAGTGATGCGTGACAGGATATTAAATGGGGATCTCCCGAGCGGCACAAAAATTGTTGAGGAAAGGCTTGCCCAAGAATTAGGCTGCAGCCGTACACCGATCCGGGAAGCTCTAAGACAATTAGAATATGAAGGCCTTATCGTAAATAAAAAGATCGTACAGCCTACCGAGAAAGATCTGCGGAACTTATTTCAAGTGAGAATTCTTTTAGAGGGCTTTTCAAGTCAAACAGCCGCCATTTATTTGCCTGAAAAGGAACTGGATTTGCTTTCTCAATGCATTAGAATTGGGAGAGAAGGAACAACTGAAGAGGTGATGAAAGCAAATGAACATTTTCATGAAATCATTGTTCAAGCCAGCGGCAATTCACAAATCGTCGACATTCTCAACCGGATGCAGTCAATCATTTATCTTTTCCGCAAGACTGTAGTGCTGCACAAACGCCCCCACTTGATCGAAGAACACCAGAAAATTTATGAAGCCATTAAAGCCAGAGACAGCCAAGCGGCAAAATTGCTTATGGAGACTCATCTTCAAGCAGACCTGGATTTTTGTTTGCACATTTTAGGCAGGACAAATTACGAATGA
- a CDS encoding glycerate kinase family protein: MKIVIVPSGFKECLDAEEVAAAMERGVKRFDPSIDAVVIPMIDGGEGFVRTIINIKGGSIIHKEVTGPVGKKISSYFGLYKENGQRIAVIEMAAVAGLKLVPRNERNPLKTTTYGVGELIIAALDFEVDHILIGCGDSGTSDGGAGMAEALGVQFLNKEQQKVHIKGGEDLLAVDSLTTANIDGRLKNVSIDVACNWKNILCGEKGVARVFGPQKGANSEQVEALSSALEHYAGVIQEGTGLDVRTLPGSGASGGLGAGLLAFTNAVLHPRFDIIMDFINIEKEISTADMVFTAEGSLDFQTPNGKIPSEVARIAKTSHIPVIAITGTIGEGADLNYQTGIDAYSSIIQKPVSLEMAMENAPKWIEESTYSALRKVAIGWRMTNKGVLKKVPV; the protein is encoded by the coding sequence ATGAAGATTGTAATAGTGCCTTCAGGTTTTAAAGAATGTTTGGATGCGGAAGAAGTTGCGGCAGCAATGGAACGAGGGGTAAAGCGCTTCGATCCGTCGATTGATGCAGTAGTGATTCCGATGATCGACGGCGGTGAAGGGTTTGTTAGAACAATCATCAATATAAAAGGCGGCTCTATCATCCATAAAGAAGTGACAGGGCCCGTTGGAAAGAAAATCAGCAGTTATTTCGGCTTGTACAAAGAGAACGGTCAACGGATAGCTGTTATCGAGATGGCCGCGGTCGCAGGGCTGAAACTGGTCCCTCGCAATGAACGAAACCCGTTAAAAACCACTACTTACGGGGTAGGCGAATTAATAATCGCTGCTTTAGATTTCGAGGTAGACCATATCTTGATTGGCTGTGGAGATTCCGGCACTTCAGATGGCGGTGCCGGCATGGCTGAAGCGTTAGGGGTTCAATTTTTAAACAAGGAACAGCAAAAGGTCCATATCAAAGGCGGCGAAGATTTATTGGCAGTGGATTCCCTCACAACTGCGAATATAGATGGCCGATTAAAGAATGTATCCATCGATGTGGCTTGTAATTGGAAGAACATCTTATGCGGGGAAAAAGGCGTGGCCAGAGTGTTTGGGCCTCAAAAAGGCGCTAATTCAGAGCAGGTTGAAGCCTTATCTTCAGCACTGGAACATTATGCTGGCGTCATTCAGGAAGGAACCGGATTGGATGTTCGCACGTTGCCGGGCAGCGGCGCATCCGGAGGTTTAGGCGCGGGCCTTCTTGCATTTACAAATGCCGTCCTGCACCCCCGCTTTGATATCATTATGGACTTTATCAATATCGAGAAGGAAATTTCAACAGCCGATATGGTGTTCACGGCAGAAGGCAGCTTGGATTTTCAAACGCCAAACGGTAAAATTCCGTCAGAGGTAGCGCGGATTGCCAAAACGAGCCATATCCCTGTCATTGCAATTACCGGAACCATTGGAGAAGGAGCAGACCTGAACTACCAGACCGGTATAGACGCTTACAGCAGTATTATTCAAAAACCCGTTTCCTTGGAAATGGCTATGGAAAATGCGCCGAAATGGATAGAGGAAAGCACCTATTCCGCACTGCGGAAAGTTGCCATCGGCTGGAGGATGACAAATAAAGGTGTGTTGAAGAAGGTGCCTGTCTAA
- a CDS encoding SLC13 family permease yields the protein MIEGLEKKTKKDYPLISRIRAFPKPMVLVVLHILFLLAIVLIDDLDYRSKIALFAFLSAMILWVATKIPAGFVAISLIAFVIIMNAAEPELLYESLSEEVVWLMIGSFIIGNAVKESGLAQRLILIILSKSKEKGRVLAGVSSVLFASVFFIPSTSGRAALAMPIINQLRQKYTEKEQNVLVLLAPIIILMSTSATLIGAGSHLIGIGLLESTVHQSISFIQWFVWGLPFALVMTLVSFLVVKWTLWPKNGGKMPKGDQTAETAVLKKQLNPTEKKTLILLVSLIAFWMTESIHGYDIAFVAMVGAILVMAPNYGIISWKQGMKSVSWNLILFVAAAAALGKILVETGVVKWLEKEMLAFLYLFTDAPDWQIVLVILLVSVTSHLYITSHTTRAIVFIPGFLLFSEAIGVNPSTVVFLSLIGMNYCVTFPVSSKALLLFYEDEGASYNARTLLKISVLLMPLYIGVMMLFYFSYWQWTGLQL from the coding sequence ATGATTGAGGGATTAGAAAAGAAAACCAAAAAGGATTATCCATTAATATCCCGTATCCGTGCATTTCCAAAGCCGATGGTTCTTGTTGTTTTACATATTCTGTTCTTGCTAGCCATAGTTTTGATTGATGACTTGGACTATCGTTCAAAGATTGCTTTATTTGCTTTTTTATCAGCGATGATTTTATGGGTTGCCACGAAAATACCAGCTGGATTTGTAGCCATTTCACTCATTGCATTTGTTATCATCATGAATGCGGCTGAACCGGAGCTGTTATATGAATCACTTTCAGAGGAAGTGGTTTGGTTGATGATCGGCTCTTTTATCATCGGCAATGCCGTCAAAGAGTCTGGATTAGCCCAAAGATTAATCCTGATCATATTGAGCAAATCAAAGGAAAAAGGACGTGTACTGGCCGGAGTAAGTTCTGTTTTATTTGCCTCGGTGTTTTTCATCCCTTCAACTTCCGGACGGGCAGCGTTGGCCATGCCGATTATCAATCAATTGCGCCAAAAATATACGGAAAAAGAACAAAATGTTTTGGTCCTTTTAGCGCCCATCATCATTTTAATGAGCACCTCCGCTACCCTTATCGGAGCAGGTTCTCATTTAATCGGGATTGGCTTGCTTGAAAGCACCGTTCATCAATCCATTTCTTTTATCCAATGGTTTGTGTGGGGGCTTCCTTTCGCATTGGTGATGACGCTTGTTTCTTTTTTAGTGGTCAAATGGACGCTCTGGCCGAAAAATGGTGGAAAAATGCCGAAAGGCGATCAAACAGCTGAAACAGCTGTTTTGAAAAAACAGCTGAACCCAACAGAAAAAAAGACCTTGATCTTGCTGGTTTCTTTAATCGCCTTTTGGATGACAGAAAGTATCCATGGCTATGACATTGCTTTTGTTGCGATGGTCGGTGCCATCTTAGTCATGGCGCCGAACTACGGAATTATCAGCTGGAAACAAGGAATGAAATCCGTGTCGTGGAATTTAATTTTGTTTGTCGCTGCTGCTGCCGCACTTGGAAAAATATTGGTGGAAACAGGCGTCGTCAAATGGCTGGAAAAAGAAATGCTGGCCTTTCTGTATTTATTTACAGATGCCCCGGATTGGCAGATTGTGTTGGTCATTCTGCTCGTATCGGTGACAAGCCATTTGTATATTACATCGCATACTACACGTGCCATCGTCTTTATTCCCGGATTCTTGCTGTTCAGTGAAGCGATCGGAGTAAACCCTTCAACCGTCGTGTTTTTAAGTTTGATCGGCATGAATTATTGCGTGACGTTTCCTGTCAGTTCAAAAGCGTTGCTTCTCTTTTATGAAGATGAAGGAGCCTCATACAATGCCCGAACTTTGTTAAAAATAAGCGTCCTATTAATGCCTCTTTATATCGGTGTGATGATGCTGTTTTATTTTTCTTATTGGCAATGGACAGGCCTGCAATTATAG
- the ahpC gene encoding alkyl hydroperoxide reductase subunit C, protein MSLIGKEIQPFKTSAYNAGSGEFIEVTEENMKGQWSVVCFYPADFTFVCPTELEDLQKQYATLKNLGVEVYSVSTDTHFTHKAWHDHSDAISTIEYVMIGDPSQRITRSFDVLDEEAGLAQRGTFIIDPEGIVQAAEINADGIGRDASTLVGKIKAAQYVRNNPGEVCPAKWEEGGATLKPSLDLVGKI, encoded by the coding sequence ATGTCATTGATCGGAAAAGAAATCCAACCATTTAAAACTTCAGCTTACAATGCTGGAAGCGGTGAATTTATCGAGGTTACTGAAGAAAACATGAAAGGACAATGGAGTGTCGTTTGCTTTTATCCAGCAGACTTTACATTCGTTTGCCCTACTGAACTTGAGGATCTTCAAAAGCAATATGCTACTCTGAAAAATCTAGGAGTTGAAGTGTATTCTGTTTCAACGGATACTCATTTCACTCATAAAGCATGGCACGATCATTCAGATGCGATCAGCACGATCGAATATGTTATGATCGGTGACCCTTCACAAAGAATTACTCGCAGCTTCGATGTTCTTGACGAAGAAGCAGGCCTGGCACAACGCGGTACGTTCATCATTGATCCAGAAGGTATTGTCCAAGCAGCAGAAATCAACGCAGACGGCATTGGCCGCGATGCAAGCACGCTTGTCGGCAAGATTAAAGCCGCACAGTATGTTCGCAACAATCCAGGAGAAGTTTGCCCTGCAAAATGGGAAGAAGGCGGCGCAACACTTAAGCCAAGCCTTGACCTTGTAGGGAAAATATAA
- the ahpF gene encoding alkyl hydroperoxide reductase subunit F: MILDADIKAQLGQYLQLLEGDVLLKVSAGRDDVSRDMLALVDELSTMSANIKVERTELERTPSFSVNRVGEDTGITFAGIPLGHEFTSLVLALLQVSGRAPKVEQKVIDQIKSIEGTYHFDSYISLSCQNCPEVVQGLNLMSVLNPNITHTMIDGAAFKEEVESKDIMAVPTVFLNGESFSSGRMSLEELLAKLGSAPDASEFADKEPYEVLVVGGGPAGASAAIYAARKGIRTGIVAERFGGQVLDTMSIENFVSVKQTEGPKFAASLEEHVKEYNIDVMNLQRAKRLEKKDYIEIELENGAVVKGKTVILSTGARWRNVGVPGEAEFKNKGVAYCPHCDGPLFAGKDVAVIGGGNSGVEAAIDLANIVNHVTVLEYNSELKADSVLQDRLHSLPNVTVVTNAQTQEITGTDKVNGISYVERETGDVKHVELSGVFVQIGLVPNTDWLGDTVERNKFGEIVIDQRGATSVPGVFAAGDCTNSPYKQIIISMGSGATASLSAFDYLIRSEVPVLV; this comes from the coding sequence ATGATACTAGATGCAGATATAAAAGCACAATTAGGACAATATCTACAACTGCTTGAAGGCGATGTGCTGCTTAAAGTCAGTGCAGGAAGAGACGATGTTTCCCGTGATATGTTGGCTCTAGTAGACGAACTATCCACCATGTCTGCCAACATTAAAGTTGAACGCACAGAGTTGGAAAGAACACCGAGCTTTAGCGTAAACCGTGTCGGAGAAGATACCGGAATCACATTTGCGGGCATCCCTCTTGGCCATGAATTTACTTCTTTAGTGCTTGCTCTCTTGCAAGTTAGCGGGCGGGCTCCGAAAGTCGAGCAGAAAGTGATTGACCAAATCAAGAGCATTGAAGGCACTTACCATTTCGACTCTTACATTAGCTTAAGCTGCCAAAACTGTCCGGAAGTTGTCCAAGGGCTGAACTTGATGAGTGTCCTCAACCCGAATATAACGCATACGATGATTGACGGTGCGGCATTTAAAGAAGAGGTTGAAAGCAAAGACATCATGGCAGTTCCGACTGTGTTCCTAAACGGGGAATCTTTCTCCAGCGGACGGATGTCATTGGAAGAATTGCTTGCTAAATTGGGCAGTGCTCCAGATGCATCTGAATTTGCGGACAAAGAGCCTTACGAGGTTCTTGTAGTCGGAGGAGGACCGGCCGGTGCAAGTGCAGCCATCTATGCAGCACGCAAAGGCATTCGGACGGGTATTGTCGCTGAACGCTTTGGCGGTCAAGTGTTGGATACGATGAGCATTGAAAACTTTGTCAGCGTCAAGCAAACGGAAGGGCCTAAGTTCGCAGCAAGCCTGGAAGAACACGTGAAAGAGTACAACATCGATGTGATGAATCTGCAACGTGCCAAGCGTTTAGAAAAGAAGGATTACATCGAAATTGAACTTGAAAACGGCGCTGTTGTAAAAGGCAAAACTGTCATTCTTTCGACAGGTGCCCGCTGGCGCAACGTCGGAGTGCCTGGCGAAGCTGAATTCAAGAACAAAGGGGTAGCTTACTGCCCACACTGTGATGGCCCATTATTTGCCGGCAAAGATGTAGCCGTTATTGGCGGCGGTAACTCCGGCGTCGAAGCAGCCATCGACCTGGCGAATATTGTGAACCACGTTACCGTTCTTGAATACAATTCAGAGCTGAAAGCAGATTCGGTCCTGCAAGACCGCCTGCACAGCCTGCCGAACGTAACGGTCGTAACCAATGCCCAAACGCAGGAAATCACAGGAACAGACAAAGTGAACGGCATTTCTTATGTTGAACGTGAAACAGGAGACGTAAAACATGTCGAACTCTCGGGAGTATTTGTTCAAATCGGTCTTGTTCCGAATACAGACTGGTTAGGCGACACCGTTGAACGCAATAAATTCGGCGAGATTGTTATCGATCAGCGCGGAGCAACAAGTGTACCTGGCGTGTTTGCTGCAGGCGACTGCACAAACAGCCCGTATAAACAAATCATCATTTCGATGGGATCCGGCGCCACTGCTTCATTGAGTGCGTTCGATTACCTCATCAGAAGCGAAGTCCCTGTTTTGGTATAA
- a CDS encoding EamA family transporter, producing MMNFNKGVIYILIGASFFGFTPIFAKIGFSHGYSLGQINIVQMVVSFFLLWSFTLLKRSSFKGLHKKNVLQIMMTGCFIGLTSIFYYGSMQYLPASLAIILMFQFVWIGIILEWIFSKIKPAPVTVLSILLILIGVFFASNFVNGDIQGLPIKGFIFGILSAFTYAGFIFCSGKVAVNVDPWTRSSLMVTGSTILVLVVFMGDMPTVLPLEKDLFATAVGVSLFGAVLPPLFFAAGAPLVSGGVANILTSIELPIAILSASLILSEVVSPYQWFGIAIILAAIALNELSPNLFRIRKHLN from the coding sequence ATGATGAATTTTAATAAAGGTGTTATCTATATATTAATAGGTGCGTCATTTTTCGGATTTACTCCGATATTTGCCAAAATTGGGTTTAGCCACGGCTATTCACTTGGCCAAATCAATATCGTTCAAATGGTAGTTTCCTTCTTTTTATTATGGTCTTTCACTCTCCTTAAACGCTCCAGTTTTAAAGGGCTCCATAAGAAGAATGTTCTTCAAATTATGATGACCGGCTGTTTTATCGGCTTAACAAGTATTTTTTATTACGGTTCAATGCAATATTTGCCGGCTTCATTAGCCATAATTTTAATGTTCCAATTCGTGTGGATCGGGATTATCTTGGAATGGATTTTCAGTAAAATAAAACCTGCTCCTGTAACAGTCTTATCCATCCTATTAATCTTAATAGGGGTCTTTTTTGCTTCAAATTTTGTAAATGGCGACATACAAGGATTGCCGATTAAAGGGTTCATTTTTGGAATTCTATCCGCATTCACCTACGCCGGATTTATTTTTTGCAGTGGCAAGGTGGCTGTAAACGTGGATCCGTGGACGCGCAGTTCTCTGATGGTGACAGGTTCAACCATTTTAGTGCTTGTCGTATTCATGGGTGACATGCCAACTGTATTGCCATTGGAGAAAGATTTGTTTGCAACTGCAGTGGGTGTTTCGCTGTTTGGGGCAGTCCTGCCGCCATTATTTTTTGCGGCTGGTGCGCCTTTGGTGTCGGGAGGAGTTGCCAATATCTTAACGTCTATAGAATTGCCGATCGCCATTCTGTCGGCCAGCCTTATTCTGTCAGAAGTTGTGTCGCCGTACCAATGGTTCGGCATCGCGATTATACTAGCCGCTATTGCTTTAAATGAACTCAGCCCGAACCTTTTCCGAATTAGGAAGCACCTTAACTAA
- a CDS encoding D-TA family PLP-dependent enzyme encodes MKMTELDTPSLLIDREIMMDNIRRMQLYADQYDVHLRPHTKTHKMPALAKLQEDAGAKGITVAKVGEAEVMAENGLNDIFIANEIVGKVKLNRVKKLAETIDISFGVDSIEQCEMIENVFSDSHKPAQVLIEIEVGENRSGVIEESDYIRLVDYIKNCSHVKLKGIFSHDGHTYKAKDLEDCRRLYNEAQKRTLRFAQLAEEQGCKLETVSIGSTPPLLHDFGVMEGITELRVGTYILMDVSQGNAIGSYSTCAASVLTTVISKPTNERVITDVGAKGLTMQTRSEGICATTGIGYIKNSDQVHIDQLFDEHAIIYNEEFRNQIAIGEKLEIIPNHICPVCNLYDYAYLVSEGEVVEEISILGRGKLQ; translated from the coding sequence ATGAAAATGACAGAATTAGATACACCAAGCTTATTGATTGATCGAGAGATAATGATGGATAATATCCGCAGAATGCAATTGTATGCTGATCAATATGACGTTCACCTTCGTCCGCATACGAAAACGCATAAGATGCCTGCACTAGCAAAACTACAAGAAGATGCAGGGGCCAAAGGAATTACTGTGGCAAAAGTCGGCGAAGCAGAGGTAATGGCTGAAAACGGATTGAATGATATCTTCATTGCAAACGAAATAGTAGGCAAAGTTAAGCTGAATCGTGTAAAAAAGCTGGCCGAAACAATTGATATTTCTTTTGGCGTTGATAGCATCGAACAATGCGAAATGATTGAAAATGTATTTAGTGATAGTCATAAGCCTGCTCAGGTTCTTATCGAAATTGAAGTGGGTGAAAATCGTTCAGGTGTCATAGAAGAAAGTGATTATATTCGTTTGGTCGATTATATAAAAAATTGCTCTCATGTAAAACTAAAAGGGATCTTTTCCCATGATGGCCATACATACAAAGCAAAGGATCTTGAAGATTGCCGCCGTCTTTACAACGAAGCACAAAAGCGTACGCTTCGCTTTGCACAACTGGCAGAGGAACAGGGATGTAAGCTTGAAACAGTCAGCATTGGATCTACCCCGCCGCTGCTGCACGATTTTGGAGTTATGGAAGGGATTACTGAGCTGCGAGTCGGAACTTATATTCTCATGGACGTATCCCAAGGAAATGCAATCGGTTCCTATTCTACCTGCGCTGCCAGTGTCCTGACGACCGTCATCAGCAAACCGACGAATGAACGGGTCATTACCGATGTCGGGGCCAAGGGACTGACCATGCAGACAAGAAGTGAAGGGATTTGTGCCACTACTGGAATAGGCTATATCAAAAATTCCGATCAGGTTCATATCGACCAGCTCTTTGATGAACACGCCATTATATATAATGAAGAATTCCGGAACCAAATTGCAATCGGTGAAAAGCTGGAAATTATCCCGAACCATATATGCCCGGTCTGCAATCTCTATGATTATGCTTATCTTGTTTCCGAAGGAGAGGTCGTGGAAGAAATCTCGATCTTAGGCCGAGGGAAGTTACAGTGA
- a CDS encoding threonine synthase, whose protein sequence is MNYICSGCGSSYPLESNKWKCDCGKLLNLEYEKKAIDFCETSISRNHSLWKYIDSLPFEEEDVWEDITLGEGGTPLIKLSENVYAKAEYYMPTLSFKDRGAVLLIAMAKKLGIDRVVADSSGNAGTAIAAYGARAGIQCDIFVPDSTSSKKIKQIEAHGAVIHKIPGTREDTAKAAIAMVEKTNSFYASHIYNPIFWEGTKTYVYEVFEQMNGELPDAFIIPVGNGTLLMGAYIALQELMASGQIAKMPKLLAVQAEACAPVLHAFAEGRNTVDAIKNSGTIAEGIAISAPARGTEILQAIRDSGGDIIGVSEESIMDARNELALKGIYVEITSAANYAGYLQYLEKYPELKEQKVVFPLCGAGIKSN, encoded by the coding sequence ATGAACTATATTTGTTCCGGCTGCGGTTCCAGTTACCCATTGGAAAGCAATAAATGGAAATGCGATTGCGGAAAGCTGTTGAACCTGGAATATGAGAAAAAGGCAATTGATTTTTGCGAAACTTCCATCTCGCGAAATCATTCACTCTGGAAATACATCGATTCACTGCCATTTGAAGAGGAAGATGTGTGGGAAGACATTACATTAGGAGAAGGGGGTACGCCACTCATCAAACTATCCGAAAATGTCTATGCAAAAGCTGAATATTATATGCCTACGCTGTCATTTAAAGATCGGGGTGCTGTACTGCTCATTGCCATGGCGAAAAAACTTGGCATTGACCGAGTCGTTGCAGACAGCAGCGGAAATGCTGGCACTGCAATTGCTGCTTACGGGGCCAGAGCAGGAATCCAATGTGATATTTTCGTTCCGGATTCCACCTCCAGTAAAAAAATAAAACAAATCGAAGCACATGGTGCTGTCATTCATAAAATTCCGGGAACGAGAGAAGATACAGCAAAAGCGGCAATCGCCATGGTGGAAAAAACAAATTCATTTTATGCTAGCCATATATACAATCCCATCTTTTGGGAAGGTACAAAAACGTATGTTTATGAAGTTTTCGAACAAATGAATGGCGAATTGCCGGATGCATTCATTATTCCAGTCGGAAATGGAACATTGCTGATGGGAGCTTATATTGCCTTGCAAGAATTAATGGCAAGTGGCCAAATTGCGAAAATGCCTAAGCTTCTTGCTGTGCAGGCAGAAGCTTGTGCACCCGTCCTGCATGCTTTTGCTGAAGGAAGAAATACAGTTGATGCTATCAAAAATTCAGGAACTATAGCGGAAGGCATTGCCATTTCAGCACCCGCCAGAGGAACAGAAATTTTACAAGCTATCCGGGATTCAGGCGGTGATATAATCGGCGTATCTGAGGAAAGTATTATGGATGCGAGAAATGAGCTTGCGTTAAAAGGAATCTATGTTGAAATCACATCGGCAGCTAATTACGCCGGATATCTGCAATACTTAGAGAAGTATCCTGAATTAAAAGAACAAAAAGTAGTGTTTCCTTTATGCGGAGCCGGTATAAAGAGTAATTAG
- a CDS encoding RidA family protein codes for MMKFISIDGAKANPGHYSAATQQGNFLFVSGQLPVDPFTGEGSSGDIAVETKQVLANLDHILKAASAKREDIMKVTIYISDISLWNAVDSLYKQYFGEHKPARAVVPTNQLHYGYSIELEAVAYISGEKRD; via the coding sequence ATGATGAAATTCATTTCAATTGATGGGGCGAAAGCGAATCCGGGCCATTATTCAGCAGCCACACAACAAGGCAACTTTCTATTCGTTTCAGGCCAGCTGCCAGTCGACCCTTTTACGGGAGAAGGAAGCAGTGGGGATATCGCGGTCGAAACAAAACAAGTATTAGCAAATCTAGACCACATTTTAAAAGCAGCGAGTGCTAAAAGAGAAGATATCATGAAGGTCACTATTTACATTTCAGATATTTCTTTATGGAATGCCGTAGATTCATTATATAAACAGTATTTCGGTGAGCATAAGCCAGCGCGTGCTGTTGTGCCCACGAATCAGCTGCATTATGGATATTCAATTGAACTTGAGGCAGTTGCTTATATCAGCGGGGAAAAGAGGGATTGA
- a CDS encoding helix-turn-helix transcriptional regulator yields MHKILETYIPIAEVIAKTFGQDCEVVVHDLTVPQNSVVYTVNNHVTGRKVGQSFDHLITEVLLSQNFTNDFSANYYFQTEDGRTIKSSTLLIRDQEKKVMGALCINVDTTAITENINWLSKMIPANPNQFPKSVPKQENLSEMEHIREIADELIDKIIGDKPLEKLRRDEKVEMIRFMEEKGVFLIRGTIDKVAEKLNISKVTVYSYIEEIKGKSSSSEKVV; encoded by the coding sequence ATGCACAAGATACTTGAGACATATATTCCGATAGCAGAGGTCATTGCAAAAACTTTTGGCCAAGATTGCGAAGTTGTAGTGCATGATTTAACAGTCCCACAAAACTCAGTTGTTTATACAGTTAACAACCATGTAACGGGCAGAAAAGTAGGACAAAGCTTTGACCACCTCATTACAGAAGTATTGCTTTCCCAAAACTTCACGAATGATTTTTCAGCAAATTATTATTTTCAAACGGAAGATGGCAGAACGATAAAATCTTCTACATTGCTCATCAGGGATCAAGAAAAAAAAGTAATGGGGGCGCTATGCATCAATGTTGATACCACGGCCATTACGGAGAATATCAACTGGTTAAGCAAGATGATTCCAGCCAACCCCAATCAATTTCCGAAATCTGTTCCTAAGCAAGAAAACCTTAGTGAAATGGAGCACATACGGGAAATCGCCGATGAATTAATCGACAAAATCATAGGGGATAAACCACTGGAAAAACTACGGCGGGATGAAAAGGTCGAGATGATTCGTTTTATGGAAGAAAAAGGGGTTTTCTTAATACGCGGAACAATTGACAAAGTAGCTGAAAAATTGAATATCTCCAAAGTAACGGTCTATAGCTATATCGAAGAAATTAAAGGGAAAAGCAGTAGCTCAGAGAAAGTTGTATAA